A single region of the Thermoplasmata archaeon genome encodes:
- a CDS encoding prenyltransferase, protein MAGVKPVKAGWWNVFRPWTLHGAIVPVLIGGAIAFQTAEINILSITMIILIMIGGCLLQSAANILNTYGDFKSGVDTVENETRSPELVTGVLTPKKVLFAGLLCLGVTALLGLIFIWYSGWSILIYGLLGLLGAGTYTVGLSYKYLGLGQLSVFIMMGLLMPLGTNCVLTGETFSWDVLLLSLPNAFMITGVLAGNEMRDYYEDKKANAGTLLGHFSYETGMKVYLFESLISFPLLVVLVIAGAAPVGCLLAVITLYDAYILVSNSKKASSDPHASFMLVPLCFKLNWHFGVLLVIGYVLEMNIIPMVI, encoded by the coding sequence AAGGCTGGATGGTGGAATGTGTTCAGACCTTGGACCCTCCACGGCGCGATTGTGCCCGTACTTATCGGTGGGGCAATCGCATTCCAGACCGCTGAGATCAATATCCTGAGCATCACGATGATCATACTGATCATGATAGGTGGTTGTCTCCTGCAATCGGCCGCGAACATCCTGAACACGTACGGTGACTTCAAGAGCGGGGTCGATACGGTGGAGAATGAGACCAGATCGCCAGAATTGGTGACTGGCGTTCTCACTCCGAAAAAGGTCCTCTTCGCAGGCCTCTTATGTCTCGGCGTCACCGCCCTTCTTGGGTTGATATTCATCTGGTATTCGGGATGGAGCATTCTCATCTACGGACTCCTCGGCCTACTGGGTGCAGGAACCTACACCGTAGGACTTTCCTACAAGTATCTAGGGCTCGGACAGCTGAGCGTATTCATCATGATGGGGCTCCTGATGCCTCTGGGAACGAATTGCGTTCTTACTGGCGAGACATTCTCATGGGACGTTCTCCTGCTCAGCCTGCCCAACGCATTCATGATCACAGGAGTACTGGCAGGAAACGAGATGCGCGACTATTATGAGGATAAGAAAGCGAACGCAGGAACGCTTCTCGGGCACTTCTCCTATGAAACTGGGATGAAGGTGTACCTGTTCGAAAGTCTCATCTCCTTCCCATTGTTAGTAGTACTGGTCATAGCAGGAGCCGCACCCGTAGGATGCCTCCTGGCCGTAATTACCCTGTACGATGCATACATACTGGTGAGCAACAGCAAGAAAGCATCTAGCGACCCGCATGCTAGTTTCATGCTGGTGCCCCTATGTTTCAAACTAAATTGGCACTTCGGAGTGCTCTTAGTCATAGGATATGTTTTAGAGATGAACATTATCCCGATGGTGATCTGA